The following coding sequences are from one Rutidosis leptorrhynchoides isolate AG116_Rl617_1_P2 chromosome 11, CSIRO_AGI_Rlap_v1, whole genome shotgun sequence window:
- the LOC139877011 gene encoding cytochrome P450 71AV8-like, protein MDLQYLISFLIFFTNLLFFIINWFRTINNTNDHLPPQPWKLPILGHAHHLIGSQPHIALANLAEKLGPIVHLQLGEISAIIISSPSFAKQIMKNHDISFANRPKLLSADIIGYNYTDIVFSPYGDYWRQMRKICVLELLSAKKVQSFRSLREQESWKLIESITNEVSTSVNLSDKVLTMVNTIMCKVAVGSRCKDQGTFIALIEDPIQFSSGFDVSDLFPSSKLLPLVTGTKNKFLKLRNKIDKILDDIISDHQERRAGKRINHENEDLLDVLLRLKNDGGLEVPITTDNIKAVILDMFGAGTDTSSVTLIWAMSELMKNPKVMKKAQTEIRKVLKEKIKIHESDIQELDYLKLVIKETLRLHPPLPLLIPRECREKCEIGGFEIPIKTKVITNSWKMGRDPDYWVDPESFLPERFMESSVNMMGTDFKYLPFGSGRRMCPGMTLGLANLELPLAILLNHFNWELSNQETPEEFDMTESFGVTLKRKNDLFLVPCPYSTNY, encoded by the exons ATGGACCTTCAATATTTGATTTCTTTCCTTATCTTCTTTACTAAcctcttattcttcatcatcaattGGTTTAGAACAATTAATAATACCAACGACCACCTACCTCCACAGCCATGGAAGCTCCCCATACTTGGTCACGCACATCATCTCATCGGATCACAACCACATATAGCTCTTGCAAACTTAGCCGAAAAACTCGGACCAATTGTCCATCTACAACTCGGCGAGATCTCGGCCATCATCATATCATCTCCTTCTTTTGCCAAACAAATCATGAAAAACCATGATATCTCATTTGCAAACAGACCCAAGCTTCTAAGTGCTGACATCATTGGATACAACTACACCGATATCGTTTTCTCTCCCTATGGTGACTACTGGAGACAAATGCGTAAGATATGCGTATTGGAGCTTTTAAGTGCTAAAAAAGTTCAATCTTTTCGATCTCTTCGTGAACAAGAGTCATGGAAGCTTATTGAATCTATAACCAATGAAGTATCGACAAGTGTAAACCTTAGTGACAAAGTTTTGACGATGGTTAACACGATTATGTGCAAAGTTGCGGTTGGGAGCAGGTGCAAGGATCAGGGGACTTTTATTGCATTGATTGAAGATCCAATACAATTTTCTAGTGGTTTTGATGTGTCTGATCTGTTCCCATCTAGCAAACTGTTGCCTTTAGTTACCGGCACCAAGAACAAGTTTTTAAAGTTAAGAAACAAGATAGATAAAATTCTTGATGACATCATCTCCGACCACCAAGAACGTCGTGCAGGTAAACGGATCAACCACGAGAACGAAGATCTTCTTGATGTCCTATTGAGGTTAAAAAATGATGGTGGTCTTGAAGTTCCAATAACAACTGATAACATCAAAGCCGTCATTctg GATATGTTTGGAGCGGGCACAGATACATCTTCGGTTACACTTATATGGGCAATGTCAGAACTAATGAAGAATCCAAAGGTCATGAAGAAAGCACAAACCGAAATTAGGAAGGTACTCAAGGAAAAGATAAAGATACACGAGTCGGATATTCAAGAGCTAGATTATCTAAAACTAGTAATCAAGGAAACGTTAAGGTTGCACCCTCCTCTTCCGTTGTTGATACCAAGAGAGTGTCGGGAGAAGTGTGAGATAGGGGGATTTGAGATCCCTATTAAAACAAAAGTTATAACTAACTCTTGGAAGATGGGTCGAGATCCAGATTACTGGGTTGATCCTGAAAGTTTCTTACCAGAAAGATTTATGGAGAGTTCGGTTAACATGATGGGCACAGATTTTAAATATCTCCCATTCGGATCAGGAAGAAGAATGTGTCCAGGGATGACGTTGGGGTTGGCTAATTTGGAGCTCCCGCTTGCGATACTACTAAACCACTTCAATTGGGAACTTTCGAACCAAGAAACGCCCGAAGAATTTGATATGACCGAATCTTTTGGAGTTACTCTAAAGCGAAAAAATGACTTGTTTTTGGTTCCATGTCCTTACAGCACCAATTACTGA